One Hyla sarda isolate aHylSar1 chromosome 1 unlocalized genomic scaffold, aHylSar1.hap1 SUPER_1_unloc_14, whole genome shotgun sequence DNA window includes the following coding sequences:
- the LOC130297994 gene encoding oocyte zinc finger protein XlCOF8.4-like, with product MDKERNEMIMRILHFTLEILHLLTGEDYTIVKKTWGECVAPSSHLHESGGGSRARGPIMEPPPHSLIHEKKILELIHRITELLTGEVPIRCQDVAVYFSMEEREYVEGHKDLYQDIVMMEDHRPLTSQDRAIDRNPPERCPRPLFFQDCPEGNVPEKHQGEDLMDIKIEVIDEAEEETDFMADQQYGVIDRNPPERCPRPLYSQDCPEGNVPEKHQGGDLTNNKVEDEEERMRGHHPCMREVKEEIPGGVTPENSSFNFMLSLNYKGDYEEIMERSSGEDLLTPNVHPDLSYNNPPDHEEPSPHQPHIVTTRTEKKGEKRIQCDECGKWFTRRSSLFTHRRIHTGEKTYFCLERGKCFTDRSNLVTCKRSHNGDNPFSCSECGKCFTQNSQLVKHERTHTREKPYSCAQCGKCFIQKSHLVTHERTHTGEKPYSCSECGKCFTDKSNLVRHGRSHTGEKRFSCSACGRCFTQKTHLVTHERSHTGEKPYSCSECGKCFTNKSSLVTHRRSHTGAKPF from the exons atggacaaggaaaggaatgagatgattatgagaattttacacttcaccttggagatcctccacctgctgaccggagag gattacaccatagtgaagaagacatggggggagtgtgtagcccccagcagccatctccatgagtcaggaggagggagcagggcccggggccccatcatggaacctccacctcactcactgatacatgagaagaagatcctagaactcatccacaggatcactgagctgctgactggagag gttcctataaggtgtcaggatgtggcggtctatttctccatggaggagcgggagtatgtagaaggacacaaggatctgtaccaggacatagtcatgatggaggatcaccggcccctcacatcacaag atagagccattgatagaaatccacccgagaggtgtccccgtcctctgttttttcaggactgtccagagggaaatgtcccagagaagcatcag GGTGAAGATCTGATGGATATTAAGATTGAGGTGATAGATGAAGCAGAAGAGGAGACGGATTTCATGGccgatcagcagt atggagtcattgatagaaatccacccgagaggtgtccccgccctctgtattcccaggactgtccagagggaaatgtcccagagaagcatcag gggggagatctgactaataataaagtggaggatgaagaagagaggatgaggggccatcacccgtgtatgagggaagtgaaggaggaaattccaggaggtgttaccccag AAAATTCAAGTTTCAACTTCATGTTATCGCTGAATTATAAAGGAGACTAtgaagagatcatggagcgctcctcaggagaagacctccttacccctaatgtccatccagatctatcatataataatccccctgatcatgaggaaccttctcctcaccaaccacacattgttaccacaaggacagaGAAGAAAGGGGAGAAAAGGATTCAATGTGATGAATGTGGGAAATGGTTTACAAGGAGATCAAGTCTTTTTACTCAcagaagaattcacacaggagaaaagacgTACTTCTGTTTAGAACGTGGCAAATGTTTTACAGATAGATCAAATCTTGTTACATGTAAAAGAAGTCATAATGGAGATAACcctttttcatgttcagaatgtgggaaatgttttacgcaAAATTCCCAACTTGTCAAGCATGAGAGAACTCACACAagggagaagccgtattcatgtgcGCAATGTGGTAAATGCTTTATCCAAAAATCCCATCTTGTTACACATGAGAGAacccacacaggagagaagccgtattcgtgTTCCgaatgcgggaaatgttttacagataaatcaaatcttgttagacATGGGAGAAGTCACACGGGAGAGAAACGATTTTCATGTTCAGCATGTGGGAGATGTTTTACCCAGAAAACCCACCTTGTTACGCACGAGCGTAGTCACACTGGAGAAAAGCCGTATTCCTGCtccgaatgtgggaaatgttttacaaataAGTCAAGTCTTGTTACACACaggagaagtcacacaggggcaAAGCCATTTtga